One [Clostridium] saccharolyticum WM1 DNA segment encodes these proteins:
- the cbiT gene encoding precorrin-6Y C5,15-methyltransferase (decarboxylating) subunit CbiT, with translation MRDELFIRGEVPMTKSEVRAVSLSKLELDQDSVLYDIGAGTGSVSIEASRYLAGGRVYAIEKKSEAIALMRANKEKFAAECMEIVEGEAPEALSSLEAPSHVFIGGTSGSMDKVLSLVLKKNPEARIVINTIALESLAEVVSWLKGHSVTAEIVQVQISKGRKAGDYHLMMGQNPVYVVSFGGKRRNIFE, from the coding sequence ATGAGAGATGAACTGTTTATCCGTGGAGAAGTGCCCATGACGAAAAGCGAAGTCCGGGCCGTGTCCCTATCAAAACTGGAACTGGATCAGGATTCAGTCCTGTATGACATAGGAGCCGGAACCGGCTCAGTGTCCATAGAAGCCTCCCGGTATCTTGCCGGGGGCAGGGTCTACGCCATTGAAAAGAAGTCGGAAGCAATAGCTCTTATGAGGGCCAATAAGGAAAAATTTGCAGCAGAATGCATGGAAATCGTTGAAGGGGAAGCCCCTGAAGCATTGTCCTCTCTTGAAGCTCCTTCCCACGTATTTATCGGGGGAACCTCCGGTTCCATGGATAAGGTGCTTTCCCTGGTTTTAAAAAAGAATCCCGAGGCCAGAATCGTAATCAATACAATAGCTCTGGAATCTCTGGCTGAAGTTGTCTCCTGGTTAAAGGGTCATTCCGTCACGGCTGAAATCGTCCAGGTTCAAATATCCAAAGGAAGGAAAGCGGGAGACTATCATCTAATGATGGGACAAAATCCTGTTTATGTAGTCTCCTTTGGAGGGAAAAGGAGGAATATATTTGAATAA